One Phycisphaeraceae bacterium genomic window carries:
- a CDS encoding DMT family protein produces MTRALAAIALLVASNAFMTFAWYFHLTKKGWPLLLAIALSWLIALPEYILQVPANRLGHANFGGPFSAPQLKILQEAITLIVFTVFTLLILKEQPRPRDFVAMLLIVVAVAIAMTGPKRAPLAPAPVVETTETPA; encoded by the coding sequence ATGACCCGCGCCCTCGCCGCAATAGCCCTCCTCGTCGCGTCCAACGCGTTCATGACCTTCGCGTGGTACTTCCACCTCACGAAAAAGGGCTGGCCCCTCTTGCTGGCGATCGCGCTGTCGTGGCTGATCGCGCTGCCCGAGTACATCCTGCAGGTGCCGGCGAACCGGCTGGGCCACGCGAACTTCGGCGGCCCGTTCTCGGCGCCGCAACTCAAGATCCTGCAGGAAGCGATCACCCTGATCGTGTTCACGGTCTTCACGCTGCTGATTTTGAAAGAGCAGCCGCGCCCGCGTGACTTCGTCGCGATGCTGCTGATCGTCGTCGCCGTCGCGATCGCGATGACCGGCCCGAAGCGCGCGCCGCTGGCGCCAGCGCCGGTCGTCGAGACGACGGAAACTCCGGCGTAG
- a CDS encoding NAD(P)H-dependent oxidoreductase, with the protein MVPRSPLPKDTPLLVHLVIASPSASSPGVSRSRRLADAFLDGLRSTGRRFTVAELDVFEQGHSLDLATKGAAAYHASMHRPLTEDERHDLAALDLLLDPLLRCDLLVIASPVWNFGAPWRLKQWIDCVAQPGKTFRYSMEGSRGLLSCRAVLLATLGGARSPDDANTLFLEQMGATMSLLGAETAAQVVADSLDVDPSKTESLMLASCAEAKRAGAALPG; encoded by the coding sequence ATCGTTCCCCGGTCACCCCTTCCGAAAGACACCCCCCTGCTCGTCCACCTCGTCATCGCGAGCCCCTCGGCCTCCTCCCCCGGCGTCTCGCGCTCGCGCCGCCTCGCCGACGCGTTCCTCGACGGGCTCCGCTCGACCGGACGCAGGTTCACGGTTGCAGAACTCGATGTCTTCGAGCAGGGCCACTCGCTCGACCTCGCGACCAAGGGCGCCGCGGCCTACCACGCGTCGATGCACCGCCCGCTCACCGAAGACGAACGCCACGACCTCGCCGCCCTCGACCTGCTCCTCGACCCGCTGCTGCGCTGCGACCTGCTGGTGATCGCCTCGCCCGTGTGGAACTTCGGGGCGCCCTGGCGCCTGAAGCAGTGGATCGACTGCGTGGCGCAGCCGGGCAAGACCTTCCGTTACAGCATGGAGGGCTCGCGAGGGCTGCTGTCGTGCCGAGCCGTGCTGCTCGCGACGCTGGGGGGCGCCCGCTCGCCCGATGACGCCAACACGCTGTTCCTGGAACAGATGGGCGCGACGATGTCGCTGCTGGGCGCCGAGACGGCGGCCCAGGTGGTGGCGGACTCTCTGGATGTCGACCCGAGCAAGACCGAATCGCTGATGCTTGCGTCGTGCGCCGAGGCGAAGCGCGCCGGCGCGGCCCTGCCCGGCTGA
- a CDS encoding PH domain-containing protein, with translation MPDTNHPAIKIGPEEQIWVGRPSQWVNVVPFLLCILIIPIPYAFWRWLEIRCTRYTLTTQRFRYTHGVLNRRHDDLELYRVKDVTVKEPLIQRVVGLGTVRLVTSDATTPEMRIPAIKEPLVVLEAIREQVETLRRARGVREFDVV, from the coding sequence ATGCCTGACACGAACCATCCCGCGATCAAGATCGGTCCCGAGGAGCAGATCTGGGTGGGGCGCCCCAGCCAGTGGGTGAATGTGGTTCCGTTCCTGCTGTGCATCCTCATCATCCCGATCCCTTACGCCTTCTGGCGCTGGCTCGAGATCCGCTGCACTCGCTACACGCTCACCACGCAGCGATTCCGCTATACCCACGGAGTGCTCAACCGTCGCCACGACGACCTGGAGTTGTATCGCGTGAAGGATGTGACGGTGAAAGAGCCCCTGATCCAGCGCGTGGTGGGGCTGGGCACGGTGCGCCTGGTGACGAGCGACGCGACGACGCCCGAGATGCGCATCCCGGCGATCAAGGAGCCGCTGGTGGTGCTGGAGGCGATCCGCGAGCAGGTCGAAACGCTGCGCCGGGCGAGGGGCGTGCGCGAGTTCGATGTTGTGTAG
- a CDS encoding endonuclease/exonuclease/phosphatase family protein: protein MPDVILSIAWWLVRALAAFLALAAALPFLRVGWWPVRLCDFPRLQLGVLALVGVAGVVALGPARAWSVEHTALLAALLALASWQLSHAIPYSPLWRKGVADAESGSPSLRLAVLNLDYENPRRSEALRMIESLDADILVLIEVDAEWNRALAPLAQKYDAHEGVVLEEGLGIIVWSRVPLSSAETRYLVTDDRPSVLATIEWPDMRPVRFVAVHPSPPGLGKDHNDDEREDSRKRDAELVMVAKEVAQRADEAHIVAGDFNDVAWSHTTRLFERLSGLRDPRVGRGLLTTYHARYPMLRYPIDHVFVSDGFRVAALSRVVIPGSDHLGILADLAFSGRNGVTPEPVKDDNEEASQIVEEGKEDAREDGER from the coding sequence GTGCCGGATGTCATCCTCTCCATAGCGTGGTGGCTTGTGCGTGCGCTCGCGGCGTTCCTCGCCCTGGCCGCGGCGCTGCCCTTCCTGCGCGTGGGCTGGTGGCCGGTGCGCCTGTGCGACTTCCCTCGCCTGCAGCTCGGCGTGCTCGCGCTCGTGGGTGTCGCGGGCGTCGTCGCGCTCGGCCCGGCGCGGGCGTGGAGCGTCGAGCACACGGCGCTCCTCGCGGCGCTGCTCGCGCTCGCGTCGTGGCAGCTCTCGCACGCGATCCCGTACAGCCCGCTCTGGCGCAAGGGCGTCGCCGACGCGGAATCCGGCTCGCCCTCGCTGCGCCTCGCGGTGCTGAACCTCGACTACGAGAACCCGCGCCGCTCGGAGGCGCTGCGCATGATCGAGTCGCTGGACGCCGACATCCTCGTCCTGATCGAGGTCGACGCCGAGTGGAACCGCGCGCTCGCGCCGCTGGCGCAGAAGTATGACGCTCACGAGGGCGTGGTGCTCGAAGAGGGGCTGGGAATCATCGTCTGGTCTCGCGTTCCCCTGTCGAGCGCCGAGACGCGATATCTGGTGACGGACGACCGTCCCTCGGTGCTGGCGACGATCGAGTGGCCCGACATGCGCCCGGTCCGCTTCGTCGCGGTCCACCCCAGCCCGCCCGGGCTCGGCAAGGACCACAACGACGACGAACGCGAGGACAGCCGCAAACGCGACGCGGAACTCGTGATGGTCGCGAAGGAAGTGGCGCAGCGCGCCGACGAAGCGCACATCGTCGCCGGCGATTTCAACGATGTCGCGTGGTCGCACACGACGCGACTGTTCGAGCGCCTCAGCGGCCTGCGAGACCCGCGCGTCGGACGCGGTCTGCTCACCACCTATCACGCTCGCTACCCGATGCTGCGCTACCCCATCGACCACGTGTTCGTATCCGACGGCTTCCGTGTCGCCGCGCTCTCGCGCGTCGTCATCCCGGGCTCGGACCACCTGGGCATCCTCGCCGACCTCGCCTTCAGCGGACGCAACGGGGTGACTCCCGAGCCCGTCAAGGACGACAACGAGGAAGCCAGCCAGATCGTGGAAGAAGGCAAAGAAGACGCGCGCGAGGATGGGGAGCGATAG
- the pheT gene encoding phenylalanine--tRNA ligase subunit beta, which produces MLISVRWLNRLLSPSNLTADEAEAALTRAGFPIESREELSTPSGPDTRLDVEITSNRGDCMSHLGVAREIAAVTGRGLVMPEVATLPGGAGGSGGAGGARRGGSLTASSASLTLENHAPDDCARFTARVIRGVKVGPSPAWLREALESVGLRSINNIVDVTNFVLFELGNPSHVFDLAKLGGAKLVIRFAHKDEPLTTLDGRSHKLLANELVVADAQRATSLAGVIGGDDSSVTESTRDIVLEVATWKPATIRRPARRLNIRTDASARFERVVDPRTAEFASARATKLILDLAGGTPEDALLDAGPALSPPTVVSMRSARCDALLGVHIDPTEQARILTSLDIDAKVDADRIVAEIPAHRHDLSREVDLIEEIGRIHGLDRIPILETIPAKSRPASARQRAMREVRNTLVGAGFFETVTFSFVSREDASAFVPTGLRTLAVDEARRKGEPALRPSVIPSLLRCRKVNQDAGSESALGVAGERGVRLFEIASVFAETDNNPTGPGQTVEHRNVAMLMDAPDPQSALRALRGVIEALVFELNGVSARVAVEPHAPPFPSLRDDACARLWIERANERQPLGYFALVNDATQKKHDLATPVVVAEIGLEPLIAGYPPAARVDALPAFPPIERDLSIVVAEDTQWTSVERIIDDARLAMLDARGFVGVYRGKQLGAGRKSVTFRLRFRDPARTLRHEEVDPQVAQLVEALKRNLGAELRA; this is translated from the coding sequence ATGCTCATAAGCGTCCGCTGGCTGAACCGGTTGCTGTCCCCCTCGAACCTCACCGCCGACGAGGCCGAGGCCGCCCTCACGCGCGCCGGCTTCCCCATCGAGTCGCGCGAGGAGCTTTCAACCCCCTCCGGCCCCGACACACGCCTCGATGTCGAGATCACCTCAAACCGCGGCGACTGCATGTCCCACCTGGGCGTCGCGCGCGAGATCGCCGCCGTCACCGGACGCGGGCTCGTCATGCCCGAGGTGGCGACCCTCCCCGGGGGCGCCGGGGGTTCCGGGGGAGCCGGGGGCGCCCGCCGCGGCGGATCGCTGACCGCGTCGTCGGCATCGCTGACACTCGAGAACCACGCCCCCGACGACTGCGCCCGCTTCACCGCACGCGTGATCCGCGGCGTCAAGGTCGGCCCCTCCCCTGCATGGCTGCGCGAAGCCCTCGAATCCGTCGGCCTGCGCTCCATCAACAACATCGTCGATGTCACCAACTTCGTGCTCTTCGAGCTGGGAAACCCCTCGCACGTCTTCGACCTCGCCAAGCTGGGCGGCGCCAAACTCGTCATCCGCTTCGCGCACAAGGACGAGCCCCTGACAACCCTCGACGGGCGCTCGCACAAACTCCTCGCCAACGAGCTCGTCGTCGCCGACGCGCAGCGCGCGACCTCCCTCGCCGGCGTGATCGGTGGCGACGACAGCAGCGTCACCGAATCCACGCGCGACATCGTGCTCGAGGTCGCGACCTGGAAACCCGCGACGATCCGACGCCCGGCGCGCCGCCTGAACATCCGCACCGACGCGAGCGCCCGCTTCGAGCGCGTGGTCGACCCGCGCACCGCCGAGTTCGCCTCGGCGCGCGCGACGAAACTGATCCTCGACCTCGCCGGGGGAACCCCCGAAGACGCGCTCCTCGACGCCGGCCCGGCGCTGTCGCCCCCCACCGTCGTCTCGATGCGCTCCGCGCGATGCGACGCGCTCCTGGGCGTGCACATCGACCCCACCGAGCAGGCCCGGATCCTGACATCCCTCGACATCGACGCCAAAGTGGACGCCGATCGCATCGTCGCCGAGATCCCGGCGCACCGCCACGACCTCTCGCGCGAGGTCGACCTGATCGAAGAGATCGGGCGCATCCACGGGCTCGATCGCATCCCGATCCTCGAGACGATCCCGGCGAAGTCCCGCCCGGCGTCGGCTCGCCAGCGCGCGATGCGCGAGGTCCGCAACACCCTCGTCGGCGCAGGGTTCTTCGAGACCGTCACCTTCTCCTTTGTTTCGCGCGAGGACGCTTCGGCGTTCGTCCCCACCGGGCTGCGCACGCTCGCCGTCGACGAGGCGCGACGCAAGGGCGAGCCCGCCCTGCGACCCTCGGTCATCCCCTCGCTCCTGCGATGCCGCAAGGTCAACCAGGACGCCGGCTCCGAGTCGGCGCTGGGCGTCGCAGGCGAGCGCGGCGTGCGCCTCTTCGAGATCGCCTCCGTCTTCGCCGAGACCGACAACAACCCAACCGGGCCCGGGCAGACCGTCGAGCACCGCAATGTCGCGATGCTGATGGACGCCCCCGATCCCCAGTCCGCGCTGCGCGCGCTGCGAGGCGTCATCGAAGCCCTCGTCTTCGAACTCAACGGCGTCTCGGCGCGCGTCGCCGTCGAGCCCCACGCCCCGCCCTTCCCCTCGCTGCGCGACGACGCGTGCGCGCGCCTGTGGATCGAACGCGCGAACGAGCGCCAGCCCCTCGGCTACTTCGCGCTCGTCAACGACGCGACCCAGAAGAAGCACGACCTCGCCACCCCCGTCGTCGTTGCTGAGATCGGGCTCGAGCCGCTCATCGCCGGCTACCCCCCCGCCGCCCGCGTCGACGCGCTGCCGGCGTTCCCGCCCATCGAGCGCGACCTCTCCATCGTCGTCGCCGAAGACACCCAGTGGACCAGCGTCGAACGGATCATCGACGACGCGCGACTCGCGATGCTCGACGCGCGCGGGTTCGTGGGCGTCTATCGCGGCAAGCAGCTGGGCGCCGGGCGCAAGTCCGTCACCTTCCGGCTCCGCTTCCGCGACCCGGCGCGCACGCTCCGCCACGAAGAGGTGGACCCCCAGGTCGCCCAGCTCGTCGAGGCGCTCAAGCGCAATCTCGGCGCAGAGCTCCGCGCCTGA
- a CDS encoding ImmA/IrrE family metallo-endopeptidase encodes MTHAGASIPTMRLSVRAADARVELAAQSVIRTCVERLGLSEVPLPIPIDDWIERPLGYRFSVAGEEEMGAGVLGIARRSEHEILVSETLLGNEGRYRFTCAHELGHMTLHASRGFERDQYRDEVMPHPAGAPEVEREADRFAAAMLMPIDLLPAAFARIALEKRLHASCFDLLRGDDVRAVWLWRRCFIPALAERFAVSTQAMVYRCREVRLPGQKRLLKPSLIPLLVAPEEAIAQLDLDAVVVREGVPILN; translated from the coding sequence ATGACCCATGCGGGAGCGTCCATCCCGACCATGCGATTGTCCGTCCGCGCCGCCGACGCGAGGGTCGAGCTCGCGGCGCAGTCGGTGATCCGCACCTGCGTCGAGCGGCTGGGGCTGTCCGAGGTCCCGCTGCCGATCCCGATCGACGACTGGATCGAGCGGCCGCTGGGCTACCGCTTCAGCGTCGCGGGCGAGGAGGAAATGGGCGCGGGCGTGCTGGGAATCGCGCGGCGCTCCGAGCACGAGATCCTCGTGAGCGAAACGCTGCTCGGCAACGAGGGCCGGTACCGGTTCACCTGCGCCCACGAGCTCGGGCACATGACGCTCCATGCTTCCAGAGGCTTTGAGCGCGATCAGTACCGCGATGAGGTGATGCCGCACCCGGCGGGCGCGCCCGAAGTGGAGCGTGAGGCCGACCGGTTCGCCGCCGCGATGCTCATGCCGATCGACCTGCTCCCGGCCGCGTTCGCGAGGATCGCTCTGGAGAAGCGGCTGCATGCTTCGTGCTTCGACCTGCTCCGCGGCGACGACGTGCGGGCCGTCTGGCTGTGGCGTCGGTGCTTCATCCCAGCGCTCGCCGAGCGGTTCGCGGTCTCCACCCAGGCGATGGTCTACCGGTGCCGCGAGGTCCGGCTCCCGGGGCAGAAGCGGCTGCTCAAGCCCTCGCTGATACCGCTACTCGTTGCGCCCGAGGAAGCGATCGCACAACTAGACCTCGACGCGGTCGTTGTGCGTGAGGGCGTGCCGATCTTGAACTGA
- a CDS encoding 2-C-methyl-D-erythritol 4-phosphate cytidylyltransferase: MDDHFRLAVIIPAAGASRRFGGRSKLDEDLGGRPVLQRTVEMWVNRPEVSRVVVAGPVEPAGAFEEFTLRHADRLNLLGATICRGGKVHRWESVKNALESLGDEGFSHVAVHDAARPCASMDLLDRVIEAARKFPAVIPAIDLPDTIKRVASEPVRDEAPDPLAALLGVGEEGGPSGPTYRAVEETVSRERVVAVQTPQVFEKGLLRRAYGQKNLDSTDDAQLVERLGERVVVVEGEPTNIKITRPSDMKIAMAALGLKAAAGRETHKRF, encoded by the coding sequence ATGGACGACCACTTTCGGCTTGCCGTGATCATCCCCGCCGCGGGCGCTTCGCGTCGTTTCGGCGGGCGGAGCAAACTGGATGAAGACCTGGGGGGCAGGCCCGTCCTGCAGCGCACCGTCGAGATGTGGGTGAACCGGCCCGAGGTCTCGCGCGTCGTCGTCGCGGGGCCCGTCGAGCCGGCGGGCGCCTTTGAGGAGTTCACGCTGCGCCACGCCGACCGGCTGAACCTGCTGGGCGCGACCATCTGCCGCGGGGGGAAGGTCCATCGCTGGGAGAGCGTGAAGAACGCGCTGGAGTCGCTGGGCGACGAGGGCTTCAGCCATGTCGCGGTGCATGACGCGGCCCGGCCCTGCGCGAGCATGGACCTGCTCGACCGGGTGATCGAGGCGGCGCGGAAGTTCCCGGCGGTGATCCCGGCGATCGACCTGCCCGACACGATCAAGCGCGTCGCGAGCGAGCCGGTGCGCGACGAGGCGCCCGACCCGCTGGCCGCGCTGCTGGGCGTGGGCGAGGAGGGGGGCCCGAGCGGGCCGACCTATCGCGCCGTGGAGGAGACGGTGAGCCGCGAGCGCGTGGTGGCGGTGCAGACGCCGCAGGTGTTCGAGAAGGGGCTGCTGCGCCGGGCGTACGGGCAGAAGAACCTCGACAGCACGGACGACGCGCAGCTGGTGGAGCGTCTGGGCGAGCGAGTCGTAGTGGTGGAGGGCGAGCCGACGAACATCAAGATCACGCGCCCGAGCGACATGAAGATCGCGATGGCGGCGCTGGGGCTGAAGGCGGCGGCGGGGCGGGAGACGCATAAGCGTTTTTGA
- a CDS encoding site-specific integrase, whose translation MFYEPVWEYEGFTLVTRPDSPNYFIYWRPARSRRAVRESTRTRDLDGAKRFLVEYARERLKPTKRSAERVPLLEVLADYVESKTAGPRPFRPAALTVLKHLSEFMEIDSVESVADFGLDAQRRYVEWRRRALLSQGFTASNATFNRELGVVKAAMRSSWKRGLIESVPHVEMLPNPPPRDRFLRVHEVRRLLSECHLPHLRLYVMLALHTLQRPIGIFSLRVEQVDLDWGRIDFLPPGSIQSNKRRPVVPITPSLRPYLEDAIAHSEAGYILEKDGRPVRSVKKAFRAACERAGIEDCTPYTLRHTGATLMAAAGVPLRQIAGMLGHSEQRTTEIYAKHHPDFLLDAARTIETLFGEVGDRSTLPPGAARPSLAARAETIIHADAAGMQT comes from the coding sequence ATGTTCTATGAACCGGTGTGGGAGTACGAGGGCTTCACGCTCGTCACGCGACCCGACTCCCCCAACTACTTCATCTACTGGCGGCCCGCCCGATCCCGCCGCGCAGTGCGCGAGAGCACGCGCACACGCGATCTTGACGGGGCGAAGCGCTTCCTGGTCGAGTACGCCCGGGAGCGACTGAAGCCCACCAAACGCTCCGCCGAGCGCGTGCCGCTCCTCGAAGTCCTGGCCGACTATGTCGAGAGCAAGACGGCGGGGCCAAGGCCCTTCCGCCCCGCGGCCCTCACCGTGCTCAAGCACCTGAGCGAGTTCATGGAGATCGACTCGGTCGAGTCGGTCGCTGACTTCGGGCTCGACGCGCAGCGCCGGTATGTGGAGTGGCGTCGGCGTGCGCTGCTCTCGCAAGGGTTCACCGCGTCCAACGCGACTTTCAACCGCGAGCTCGGCGTCGTGAAGGCGGCGATGCGCTCGTCGTGGAAGAGGGGCCTTATCGAGAGCGTGCCTCATGTCGAGATGCTTCCCAACCCGCCGCCGCGCGACCGGTTCCTCCGCGTGCACGAGGTGCGGCGGCTTCTCTCGGAGTGCCATCTCCCCCACCTGCGCCTGTATGTGATGCTGGCGCTGCACACGCTCCAGCGCCCCATCGGGATCTTCTCGCTGCGCGTGGAGCAGGTGGACCTCGACTGGGGACGCATCGACTTCCTGCCCCCGGGCTCGATCCAGTCGAACAAGCGTCGGCCTGTGGTGCCCATCACGCCGAGCCTGCGCCCGTATCTTGAAGACGCCATCGCGCACTCGGAGGCGGGCTACATCCTGGAGAAGGACGGCCGTCCGGTGCGGAGCGTCAAGAAGGCCTTCCGGGCCGCGTGCGAGCGGGCGGGCATCGAGGACTGCACGCCGTACACGCTGCGCCACACCGGCGCGACGCTCATGGCTGCGGCGGGCGTGCCGCTCCGGCAGATCGCCGGGATGCTCGGGCACTCCGAGCAGCGCACGACCGAGATCTACGCGAAGCACCACCCCGACTTCCTGCTGGACGCGGCGCGGACCATCGAGACATTGTTCGGGGAAGTGGGCGATCGATCGACGCTGCCCCCGGGGGCCGCGCGACCGTCGCTCGCGGCACGCGCGGAGACAATCATCCACGCAGACGCGGCAGGGATGCAGACTTAG
- a CDS encoding helix-turn-helix transcriptional regulator: MKLADFMQKHSITPQQLRTMLGVKSRSTVLRYVNGERLPSPELMHRIEDLTGGAVTLADFLDPDPPRCVRVVIDRHGREQTIYPWSVLEARPKPRRPANDNKPSRRATPADPHDVWPSPPLQRAIDLLGPRVRHAKRGGFLLDGRIADTKRVMAAANELLKARGEKPIPYPGVEPIW, translated from the coding sequence ATGAAACTTGCCGACTTCATGCAGAAGCACTCGATCACGCCCCAGCAGCTCCGAACGATGCTGGGCGTGAAAAGCCGCAGCACCGTGCTGCGATATGTCAACGGGGAGCGCCTGCCGTCTCCCGAACTCATGCACCGCATCGAGGATCTCACCGGCGGGGCCGTCACGCTCGCCGACTTCCTCGACCCCGACCCTCCAAGGTGCGTCCGCGTGGTCATCGACCGCCACGGGCGCGAGCAGACGATCTACCCGTGGTCGGTCCTCGAAGCCCGACCGAAGCCGCGTCGGCCCGCCAACGACAACAAACCCTCTCGACGCGCGACGCCTGCCGACCCGCACGATGTCTGGCCCTCGCCGCCGCTCCAGCGCGCGATCGATCTCCTCGGCCCCCGCGTACGTCACGCCAAGCGCGGCGGGTTCCTCCTCGACGGGCGCATCGCCGACACCAAGCGCGTGATGGCCGCCGCCAATGAACTCCTCAAGGCGCGGGGGGAGAAGCCCATCCCCTACCCCGGTGTGGAGCCGATCTGGTGA
- a CDS encoding LON peptidase substrate-binding domain-containing protein, translating to MSDDAPSIRVNFQRPMPIFPLREVVLLPHAAIPLHIFEPRYREMIDDALDGPGQIAMGVFEGERWHEEYHGRPPVRPAVCVGQILQHEKLPDGRYNIVLQGICRARIEEEITGAESQTPYRVARLTPVGLGESDESMELSRDRIRDLLDTAQLRQFVDLRGEPIADTLLSYAERPDVPTSAIVDLVGHLIIREPNVKYGLLAEGDAEHRADIVEHELRHLRTLIAKASLQVDPQAPKGVSWN from the coding sequence GTGAGCGACGACGCGCCCTCCATCCGGGTCAACTTCCAGCGGCCAATGCCGATCTTCCCGCTGCGCGAGGTCGTCCTCCTGCCGCACGCCGCGATCCCCCTGCACATCTTTGAGCCGCGATATCGCGAGATGATCGACGACGCGCTCGACGGCCCCGGGCAGATCGCGATGGGCGTCTTCGAGGGCGAGCGCTGGCACGAGGAATACCACGGTCGCCCCCCCGTCCGCCCAGCGGTGTGCGTGGGTCAGATCCTGCAGCACGAGAAGCTGCCCGACGGCCGGTACAACATCGTGCTGCAGGGCATCTGCCGCGCGCGCATCGAGGAAGAAATCACCGGCGCCGAATCGCAGACGCCCTACCGCGTCGCGCGCCTGACGCCTGTCGGCCTGGGCGAGAGCGACGAATCGATGGAGCTGTCGCGCGATCGCATCCGCGACCTGCTCGACACGGCGCAACTCCGGCAGTTCGTCGACCTGCGCGGCGAGCCGATCGCCGACACCCTCCTCAGCTACGCCGAACGCCCCGACGTGCCCACCAGCGCGATCGTCGACCTGGTCGGCCACCTGATCATCCGCGAGCCGAACGTGAAATACGGCCTGCTCGCCGAGGGCGACGCCGAACACCGCGCCGACATCGTCGAGCACGAGCTGCGCCACCTGCGCACGCTCATCGCGAAAGCGTCGCTCCAGGTCGACCCGCAGGCGCCCAAGGGCGTGAGCTGGAATTAA
- a CDS encoding helix-turn-helix transcriptional regulator, whose translation MTPTPGQPRMPIGEVLRARRVEGMGKGLRDTASALGVAPAHLTDIEKGRRSPSEKLLLRIARVYGIDEATLRAGWGKAETVVGEIASSSPTAAAKAPDLLRAAKGLDAAQWDALIAQARGMAAKTTRKQPRPKTTE comes from the coding sequence GTGACTCCCACTCCCGGACAGCCCAGGATGCCCATCGGCGAGGTCCTCCGCGCCCGTCGCGTCGAGGGGATGGGCAAGGGCCTGCGCGACACGGCAAGTGCGCTCGGGGTCGCGCCGGCGCACCTCACGGACATCGAGAAGGGGCGGCGCTCGCCCTCCGAGAAACTCCTCCTCCGCATCGCCAGGGTCTACGGCATTGATGAGGCGACGCTCCGGGCCGGGTGGGGCAAGGCCGAGACGGTGGTGGGGGAGATCGCGTCGAGCAGCCCGACCGCCGCCGCCAAGGCGCCCGACCTTCTCCGTGCCGCCAAGGGCCTTGACGCGGCGCAGTGGGACGCCCTCATCGCTCAGGCTCGCGGCATGGCCGCGAAAACGACCCGCAAGCAGCCCCGACCCAAGACGACCGAGTGA
- a CDS encoding helix-turn-helix transcriptional regulator encodes MGPPLTHRLHGLKTEQRMDHEIGERLRALRRRSMLSLEELASKAGLPIEELADHEDGTIPLPLSRALLLCEAVGVSVSALLPGCRGC; translated from the coding sequence ATGGGACCACCGCTCACGCACCGCCTGCACGGGCTCAAGACAGAGCAGCGCATGGACCACGAGATCGGGGAGCGCCTGCGGGCGCTCCGGCGCCGGTCGATGCTCTCGCTGGAGGAGCTCGCGTCGAAGGCGGGGCTGCCCATCGAGGAGCTGGCCGACCACGAGGACGGGACGATCCCGCTCCCACTTTCGAGAGCCCTGCTGCTCTGCGAGGCCGTGGGGGTGAGCGTGAGCGCTCTCTTGCCGGGCTGCCGCGGCTGCTGA
- the ilvE gene encoding branched-chain-amino-acid transaminase gives MTTAPVTRKSPMPEAPIVLEDKPLIWIDGEMYPKRDAKISVYDHGLLYGDGVFEGIRFYNGRIFKSKSHLKRIFRNAEAIRITIPYTMDEMHAMMHECIRANGLKDGYIRLIITRGVGTLGLDYRKCPRAGVICIADKIALYPPEMYENGMGIVVAKRPRTPTACLDPKLKSLNYLNNVLAKMEAIDAGCLEVIMLSTEGYVGECSGDNLFTIKNGVVYTPPIDTGMLDGVTRSFVINELCPKLGLRVEEKWMKVEDVKASDEIFLTGTAAEVIAVTKVDDSVIGSGKEGPLTNKIRKAFKEIVGANAPED, from the coding sequence ATGACCACCGCCCCCGTCACCAGGAAGAGCCCCATGCCTGAGGCCCCCATCGTCCTCGAGGACAAGCCACTCATCTGGATCGACGGCGAGATGTACCCCAAGCGCGACGCCAAGATCAGCGTCTACGACCACGGGCTCCTCTACGGCGACGGCGTCTTCGAGGGCATCCGCTTCTACAACGGACGCATCTTCAAGTCCAAGTCCCACCTCAAGCGCATCTTCCGCAACGCCGAGGCCATCCGCATCACCATCCCCTACACGATGGACGAGATGCACGCCATGATGCACGAGTGCATCCGCGCCAACGGGCTCAAGGACGGGTACATCCGCCTCATCATCACCCGCGGCGTCGGCACGCTCGGGCTCGACTACCGCAAGTGCCCTCGCGCCGGCGTCATCTGCATCGCCGACAAGATCGCCCTCTACCCCCCCGAGATGTACGAGAACGGGATGGGCATCGTGGTCGCGAAGCGCCCGCGCACCCCCACCGCCTGCCTCGACCCCAAGCTCAAGTCTCTCAACTACCTCAACAATGTCCTCGCCAAGATGGAAGCCATCGACGCCGGGTGCCTCGAAGTCATCATGCTCTCCACCGAGGGCTATGTCGGCGAGTGCTCCGGCGACAACCTCTTCACGATCAAGAACGGCGTCGTCTACACCCCGCCCATCGACACCGGCATGCTCGACGGCGTCACCCGCTCCTTCGTCATCAACGAGCTCTGCCCCAAGCTCGGCCTGCGCGTCGAAGAGAAGTGGATGAAGGTCGAGGATGTGAAGGCCTCCGACGAGATCTTCCTCACCGGCACCGCCGCCGAGGTCATCGCCGTCACCAAGGTCGACGACTCCGTCATCGGCTCTGGCAAGGAAGGCCCCCTCACCAACAAGATCCGCAAGGCCTTCAAGGAAATCGTCGGCGCCAACGCCCCCGAGGATTGA